Sequence from the Megalops cyprinoides isolate fMegCyp1 chromosome 9, fMegCyp1.pri, whole genome shotgun sequence genome:
caCCTCAAAGTAAACTGGGTCACTCTCCACAGCTTCATAAAGCTCCTCTCCGTCTCGCAATGCCTCGATCTCGCACAGACTCATCCTCCGTCTCCTTTTCTTGGTTTTGCTCTCAGCTGCAAGAGAAATCTCATTACTACCCGGTCAGTCTGGTGCCATTAGATTCCATAATGAGGTTACACCACAGGACATAACTGTGATGTGACTTACCTTCCTGATCCTTCTCAAACTGGGCCTGGATCTTCGCAAACAGGACTTCCATAGCTTTGTGCTTGCTATCACTGTGTCTCTGggcttctctctcttcagcGCGGTCGTTACGGAACACAAAGACTCCACCTGGCTTCTTTTCCATCCACTGCAATACAGGTATCACCATGTTACCAACATCTCTCTTTTCAAACAAACTCTTCAGAGCAGCTGACTTTTTCCTGTCAACTTTATCAACTTTATGAAAGTGAACATGCCTGGGTTGGGTAGCTTCTCAACACAACCACATCCACGCATCCCACCAGCCCTccactgctgtacagagaggagagggggaggcggAAAGGTCGAGGGTCACGGTGGAACCCCAGCTTGGTGTCCCATCGAGCTGGTCTGGTGCTGTttgctgaaatctgaatcaACAGGGGTAAACAGATCAACAATGAACTAATATAAGGTCTTACAGTCACTTTATGAGACACAGCGTGAGGGTGAAACCCACCTTGAGCATGAGGGATTCAGGTGCCTCCAGAGGGGGGCAGGCGTCCTGGGACCCCACCAGCTCGGCCCCGTGGGTCACCACCTTCCCGCCGACCGTCAGCTGGCCCTTCTGCAGCATGGCCGTCAGCGGGGCGTCCAGCAGGGCCTTGATGGAGTACCAGCCGTCGGTGACCCAGATGACCCCGTTCGGCGAGCCCGCCCTGGCCGCTGTGCCCGGGGACGCCTTGCTCTCGGGCTGGACCGGTTTGGTGAGGGTGGAGCCGGTTGAGGcgatgccacacacacagagcaccaggGTCTTGGCGGGCGTGTCGTCTCTCTCCATGATCTTCCTCAGAGCCGGCCTCCGGCTGTGGTCCACCTCCACGTCATACCTAACGCCAATCAAAGCCAATTTACCACCAACAGCTTTTTCAACATAAAAGGATTTACTATTCCTTCACGGGACAAAACTAACTTAGACCTTCCTTCAATGTTTTTAGAAATACTCCTTCagagtaaataaaaacacaaggcatACCTGTActtgagctgcagcagcacctgcTCTGGGGTGAGACCCTGGCTGCCCATCACCTCAGGGAAGGACCGCTCCAAGGAGGCCCGTTTCCACACCACCCACCGGTAGTGATTGTACAGCCAGGCCTCACTGATCAGTTTAGGGTCCACACCGGGGGTGTCACACAGGGCCCTGAAGAAGAGGACCAGGCACAGGGTTGAATTATGGACACCTAATGATAAACATTGAAATACAGATCTAGTGACTAATGTATGGCACTATATCTGGTTTctcttgtctagtcaggttgcacaagttaacttgtggtagggtttgaagtgttatgctcacacactgatttggaagtgttgttagcctggtctaacactgttgtttattcagtttgaatggatacacttctgtccttttgtgctggaagttgctcaggataagagcttctgctaaaggaatgtaatgtaatttttatgtaCTATACTTTGTAGTCAGACATTATACACTATCTGATGTTGTAATGGCAATGTGTATTTTGATAAAATACTGTGCTCTGTGGGTACATTTGATAGAGAACATGATAACTGAATGTCTGAAGACCAAAGCTAAGCATTTCAGCCTGCCTCTAATGATAGCTTCATCTCTGCCTACATTACAGTGCTCAGGCCATTACCCAACCACCCACCATCTCCACTCATTAATAGGAAAATTCCATTTACAGGCACTCCACAGCAGAACAAGCACCCACGAGCGCTCCCAAAGAGATGCTTTCGGTTGGAACAAAACGCATTACATCACAATGCCTGCCCATTTAAACGGGTACCTGTAGAACTCCTCCTTCCCCGCCGTGCCGTCGTTGCTGGGTATCAGCCAGCCCCCGTCGGCCAGTTGGACTCCGCCCGCCTCTGTCAGCACCTCCTCTCTGAAGAAGTCCCTGCAGCGGAAGCGGAATGACTCCGCGCTGGCGCTGCTGATCCCGGACACTCCGCGGTGGACCCCGTATTTATAGAGCTGGGAATAGAATAATTAAAACAAGGTCATAAACATATTCTCCATTAGGTATGGGTGCGAATACATCATTCAGCAGGAAATAAAACTGATGACTTGACTCACTGTGATCAGGGCCCCATGGTCCTTATCTTAGAGTAGATGGGGTGCTATGATGTTCTGGCATAATGACCAAGCTGGCCATCTAATCATCCTTCAGTTAGATCAACTATTCAATTAAATCCCTCCCATTGCATATGAGTTAATGAAAGGTGAGAGTTACAAAACTGCAGGTCTGCATCACACTGCATCACTAGTGGGTGTTATGTATTGATTGAGGTGAGCTCATAACCCCATGGGGTGGTGGATATACTTGaacagagagggtgtgtgtgggccCAAAAGCCTGGTTTTAAAACGTGCGCGTACCTCTTCCTGGGTGTGACGGACTGGGCAGGCCCCTCCAACAGCACTCCTCAGAGACACCCTGGTAACCCCTGAGGTCTTGGCAAGGAACAGACTCCCCGGCTGGGGCCTGACGGTCTGTCGCTTCTTCTTCCTGATCCTCATGTCCTGCATGTCTCGCGCCAGCTGAAGGTTCTCAATCATCCGCTCCGTGTCTGCAAACATCCAGCACATCTTCACATCACAACGCTGCCTGGAGTCTACAATAATGGCCAGCTACTCAGATAGTTAGGTGTGCCTCTTCAACCTAATGTCTCAGATCTGtgttcaacttgaatggatacagcTATGTTCTACTGTACTGgaagttgctcttgataagagcatctgccaaatgaatgttatataatgtaatgtagttaaCAGCGGGGGCACAAAAGGACTGTACTGTAATTCCGTGACATGATTTTTTAGATTCTTCTCTCTCATGGAACAGAATGTAACCAGATCATATTAGAGCATGAACACCAGTAAACATTATTTTCTAGTTATGACACTCCCTAAAATGAAATCCTTACTTACTTGTATATGATCCTGGccacaaacatttttcatgtatcTATATATCATTATGATTTTCACATACAGAGAAAAGAATTGATTTTACAGAAGCCGTTGTAATAACCCCTGCAAAATTACCTGAGCTGCCAGCCTCATGATGAAGAGGTGAGGCAGGTGCCAGCGTGGTCTTCTTGCTCTCCGCTTCCCTTTCTTCAGGGACACCTCCCCTGACAATGCCCTGCCCACTGCTGTCATCACAAGTGTTGTCCAACATGTCACCGCAGGTGACTGAGACCTGAACGGACACCTTGCTGTCACCGCCTGGGTTAGTCGCAGAATCTGAATTTTTCTTAAAAGGGGGAGTGAACACACTGGGCGTAGCAGGAGCCTCAGGCAGGCAGGGTGGTGTCTGCCCACCATGGCTGCTGCCCGTTTTTCTGAACGGAGGGACAAAGACACTGGGAGTTCTCCCAGACTGTGGTGGCACACTGGCTCTCTGGGCCTCGGGTTTGGCACACTTCCGAAAAGGGGGCACAAAAACGGCCCCGGCCCTGGGATTCGCTGGCTTGCCGTCCCGAAGGAACGAGTCTGGAGCGACAACATGTGGTTCTGACTTTCTCAGCCTCTGGTCCAAGGCACCCTTTTTATCACTGTAGAGCAGAAGAAACACTAATGTAATTCATAAACAACACTGTAATCATACAACCTGTTAATCCAGGATCTGGAATCAACTTGTGGTCAGTGTGAAACTCACCCAAAGGGTCGAGTAACATTAGGTTGAAGAGGCACACCATACTTGAAGACTCTCCTGTCTCTTAGTGTAACTGAAACAAACATGTAAAGATTAATATACAGCCATTCCTAAGAAATATATTCAGTCCACGGCTattgcacaaattaaaaaaagagtttaGCACCATTTGGGCTGCTTTTCACCGGAGCCAGTGCAGTGGTTTTTCCACAATCTGATGTTCGGTCAAAGTCTTCCAGAAGTCTTCTTTTGAGCGGAGGCTGCCCTGTTGAgatgaaaatcaaatgaaataaattatgacCAATACAGGTCACTCCTAAAGCAGCAAGATTACACGACCCTCAAGCAGCAACATTAGATTGCCATCTGCTGGAAGATGGTGGTAGCACCagtgatttctttattttaaacctactttagttttatttttccacagattATCATTGAAATGTATCTGAAGGTAACTTGAACTGTGTTTCAACATGATTTTGCAAGGCAATTTGAAACAACCTAAAAAGGTTCTGGGTTTTCCTGAAGCACTGCTCATAACCTTggaaaatgttccaaaacaaaaaaaagcctctAATCTGCGAGCGTACCTTTTAAATCGGAATCCTCTGATTTGGGCCTTTTTCCACCTCCTCCGCTCCTCTCAGCATCCGGCTGGTGAGGCGGTTCCCctggcgccccctggtggccctGCTCACCCAAGTCCTCGTCCTCTAGCAGGGCCCTGGTGCACGCCACAGCCTCTTGCTCAAAGTACCTCTGCTGGGTGACCGTGCAGTCACTGAACCCCGGCAATCGCAAGTTCAAGATGGAGGAACTTTCCTGAGTAGCCCCGCCTACATTACTCTGCATCATCTCCCAGGCCTCTAGCTCCACAGCGGCCTTTCTGGGAGCACAGCGCTCCTGACCCGGGGCTGCACCACTGGGGCACATGCCGGCCTTTATATTCTCTTGAGATATTTTGTGAACTCTGGCCTGGTCTTGACTAAATGCTCCTTGTGAAATTCCCTTGTAGCTGCTTTGAGCAACAGATTGTTCAACTTTGTCCAACTTCTCAAGCACAGCTGTAGTGCTCTGGAGGACTTTTTCTGACATTGGCACAGCCTTCGCATCCGCTGCATGGTCACCAGAACTGCCTTTTTCTGGATTGTGATGGGTAGAACTGCTTTCCAATTCAACAGTGTCCACCTTAATTTCAGCACCTATTGCAGTGTCTGAACTATCACCACAGTCTTTGAATTTAGCCTTTGCCACTTCAAGGGCTTCAAATGAAACAGATACCTGATTGCCACTAGCTGTGCTGAAACCAAAATTGTACTTCGCTGGATTATTGAAAGTGCTGTTTCCCCTGTTCAAGTGCTTGCCCTTAGTCTCAGCTCTGATTTTATTACCAGGACAGTCTTTTAATGCAGGCGCTGTTTTGCAAAGCACCGTTGCTGAACTGGATGgtcctttctcactcacagtACTAAAGCCACCAGTGCTTACACATAGAGGGTTCTGGGTTGAACCAGCTGTGCAATCCAACTTGAATTGTTTTCCGGAATCTCCGCTTTCAGCCTCACAGCATTCATTTAGAAGAGCCTTAGCTTTCAAAAGGGCCTTCTTGGACACCGACACCCTCATACCTCTTGCGGTGGtgaacccacaattgcctttgTCCAGATCATTATGGCCGGCGCTGGAATCTGTACTTACGGCCTCCCCTTTCATTGTGCCTCTGATTTCATGTGATGAAGTGTCATCACAGTCTCTGAATAGAGCTTTTGCTTCCTGAAGGGCCTTTGCCGAAACGGCAACCCCTTTCCCACTGGCTGTGCTAAAACTGCAGCTGTTTCCATGCTGTAGTTCCTGAGCTGAACCCCTTGTAAATTCCAGTCTACCAGATTCCGTGTGGTGTTTTTCACCACATTCATTCAGAAGAGCATTCGCCCTCCGGAGGGCGCTCTCAGACACGGACACCCTCTTGCCACCAGCCGTGCTGAACCCACATCTGATTTTCCCCTGATTACCGTGGCTGGTATGATGAAAATTTGCATCTGCCATACCCTCTTTCACttcagcactgactgcagtgtCCACGGTGTCGTCACGGTTTCCAAACATAGCTCTCACTTCAGCAAGACACTCTGCCGAAACGGACACCTCCTTACCACTAGCAGAGGTGAAACCGTGACTGCTCTGCGCCAAATTAGCCAGACTAGCCCTGATTTTCCCCCCGATATGTTTGCCTTGCACTGTTCTGTTCATTTCGCTCTCGGGTGCATCATCGCAGTTTTTGAAAAAAGCCTTTGCCTGCTCAAGAGCCTTCTGTGGAATAGACACCCCTTTACCGCTGGCCAATTTAAAACCACCACTGTTGTTATCCTGAGGACTGAGAGAGGAAATATGTGTATTGCTTGCCTTGGAATTCTCAGGTTCTGGATGGTCTATTTCTGCACATTCTTGTAAAAGACTTCTTGCATAGTGAAGGGCCTTTTTGGACACAGTCACCTTCTTACCACCAGCAGTGCTGAAGCCGCAATTACCCTGAGGGTTGcaagatgaaatattttcactgcCGACATCTGAGGCAGCTGTGGTTTGGCACACTCCTGAATTATCACGTTCATTTGAGGTGGTTTTGGCTTCCAAAACTGCTTCTCCAGAAAGCCGTGCTGTGTTTACACTTGCTGTGATACAACCTGCAATATTTTCACTGTTCGGGTTGAGAGTGTTTCTTGCTCTGGAATGTGCAATGTTTATATCATTTTCCATGTGCACGGCATCAGGTTTACTACCAACATAATCCTCACACGACATTTCTTCAGCAACATGTGCTTCGTTCCCATTATAACATTTCTCAGCTGTGGTTTCAGTTCTGCAGGCAGTGGTGAGAGCACACTTTGTCTGTGGTTCTTTGTTTCTGATTAAAGAGTCCTTCCCCTCTCGCTTGTCCACACGACAGCCTCCTCCTTTTGCACTTTCCCGACTCTCCTCTAAATCTGCAAACATTTCCCTCGCTTTGCTCAAAAGCCTTTCTGAAACATTCACAGCAGTGCCTCGGGCAGTTCTGAAACCAACACACTGCTGAGCGATGGGCCTGCCATTTGAATGGTTCTCATCAGACATTTCTGACTTCTTAACTTCACCCTTGCCACTCTCAAAATAGTCTTTTGTGCAAATTGCCTGGGGTCTCTTTAAAATTGCTCTGTTGGCGGAGGCCGTTTCTCCCCCTGCCAGCTGAAGGGCAGCTATGGGAGGTGGGCATTTAGGTGAAGTATCCTCAGTCACTGTGCTAGGAGGGTATGGGGATAAACTCACCAGAGGCTTGCTTCctgcttcttttaaaatgtcacccGCATTCTGTGAGTCAATACATATTTCCTCTGAAGTTTTGGAAGTGGACGAAATTCCAGATACTCCACAAGGGAGACTTGGGCCATGACTAACACTGCCCCCCTTGATTATTTTGGAATCAGAAGACGACCCAATCTGACTTGTAACATCTGGCAAAAGGTCATTTTTAGGCTCATTAATCTCAGAATTCTGGTTAACAGTATTAATCTTAGGAGTATTAGATGTCACGCGAGTGTCTGGAATGTTATGCTGGCCTCTTGTCACTTTGCTGTGGCTGCCAGTTCTTTGCACCTGGGTGAAAGAACCACGTCGTGGATCCAAAGGTGTTGCGTTTGCATCCACATCAGGCACAAGGTTTCCTGATGGAGCACAACTAACATCTAAATCGTCAAAAACTTTTGAGGCCCTTTTAAGAATTTCACTTGACACAGTGATTTTCTTTCCACTAGCAGAGGAGAAAGCTACAAAGCTTCCAGAATCAGAATAATCCTCAGGGATCAGGGTGTTTCTTGGGTGCTCAAGATGCAAACTGTCTGTATATTTATCATACTTTTCAGCCAAATGTGGACTCAGGATATCCACAGCTTTACTGTTAAGGCAAGATTCTTGCCCATTTAGCTTGCAGTTTGGATTGACCGTCTTTGTGTCAGGTATGACTGTACCAGCTCTCTGTTTTCTTAGTGCGTGCTTCTCACAGTCAGAGCTGAAACTGTCATCAAAGTCTATGCCTGAAAGGAAATCGGGATCGACTTCTTTATCGGAAGGATGGTCAGACTGAACAACATCAGGGGCAGCGCTTGTGGTCAGCTTTACCTGCTTAAACTGTGTGAACTCAAACTGGCTGTCCGCCTCCTCTAAAAGACTGCACAGTTC
This genomic interval carries:
- the brca2 gene encoding breast cancer type 2 susceptibility protein, which codes for MFEVFRHRVVQELGPLHPNWFEELTAKASTGTGNDALVEGPQTPRGSCAQEDAFKVPLDKPATDSQISSTPKIFKCQTAQSPEPLTQDEELHFTDRAKLPIDTAGHNSLWIGLGVSAKRISESLGAQIDPDVSWTSSLNTPEVMSPTIILTKKEDSICSVTPSGDKRVIFVRKLFPSASKLFEITERSTEKHNSPSFQQSEVNSQSDSLMKKTDDTGLTPVNERNGLWRQTLPDAIQDGEVRSTVASVLDGAEDALSIFFGDSGSALRRVRAKERGRRRQAGSPRDVALTPPTTLGNGCSEEPVAVAAGGTQNGMEAFASAPQRGSSLETQDCGITQWTPLTLSDISDTNLESTVVPAAALPSSVNQLKLLKCAALSACLTFTGFKTASNSTIHLSSENLLKAKRLFEDIEEEDLPGKLSTRKDRSNIKGTAGSKEESRVSKSSAGHTAPPVLSSLSSEPKCADTYGFLTASQRADVTELCSLLEEADSQFEFTQFKQVKLTTSAAPDVVQSDHPSDKEVDPDFLSGIDFDDSFSSDCEKHALRKQRAAASDVGSENISSCNPQGNCGFSTAGGKKVTVSKKALHYARSLLQECAEIDHPEPENSKASNTHISSLSPQDNNSGGFKLASGKGVSIPQKALEQAKAFFKNCDDAPESEMNRTVQGKHIGGKIRASLANLAQSSHGFTSASGKEVSVSAECLAEVRAMFGNRDDTVDTAVSAEVKEGMADANFHHTSHGNQGKIRCGFSTAGGKRVSVSESALRRANALLNECGEKHHTESGRLEFTRGSAQELQHGNSCSFSTASGKGVAVSAKALQEAKALFRDCDDTSSHEIRGTMKGEAVSTDSSAGHNDLDKGNCGFTTARGMRVSVSKKALLKAKALLNECSPGQERCAPRKAAVELEAWEMMQSNVGGATQESSSILNLRLPGFSDCTVTQQRYFEQEAVACTRALLEDEDLGEQGHQGAPGEPPHQPDAERSGGGGKRPKSEDSDLKGQPPLKRRLLEDFDRTSDCGKTTALAPVKSSPNGVRDRRVFKYGVPLQPNVTRPFGKTGSSHGGQTPPCLPEAPATPSVFTPPFKKNSDSATNPGGDSKVSVQVSVTCGDMLDNTCDDSSGQGIVRGGVPEEREAESKKTTLAPASPLHHEAGSSDTERMIENLQLARDMQDMRIRKKKRQTVRPQPGSLFLAKTSGVTRVSLRSAVGGACPVRHTQEELYKYGVHRGVSGISSASAESFRFRCRDFFREEVLTEAGGVQLADGGWLIPSNDGTAGKEEFYRALCDTPGVDPKLISEAWLYNHYRWVVWKRASLERSFPEVMGSQGLTPEQVLLQLKYRYDVEVDHSRRPALRKIMERDDTPAKTLVLCVCGIASTGSTLTKPVQPESKASPGTAARAGSPNGVIWVTDGWYSIKALLDAPLTAMLQKGQLTVGGKVVTHGAELVGSQDACPPLEAPESLMLKISANSTRPARWDTKLGFHRDPRPFRLPLSSLYSSGGLVGCVDVVVLRSYPTQWMEKKPGGVFVFRNDRAEEREAQRHSDSKHKAMEVLFAKIQAQFEKDQEAESKTKKRRRRMSLCEIEALRDGEELYEAVESDPVYFESCLSEQQLAILGSYRQSLGQERQARLQEQFRRALEEAQEGEGVCSNREVTPVWKLSVCDGSDQQSSRVCLLNIWRPSMELRSLLKEGSRYRVYQLATSEGKKRAGKAAVQLTATKKTKFEQIKAPPESLPELFQPRVSVSFRTLRDPGFRPLCGEVDIVGCVISIADRHGPSPVLHLMDEQQDFVSVRSSSSLAQLTIEDLVKPQALLAISNLQLQHQPSKPIPALYAGELSVFSTKPKEAYLQEACARLRAIVQANEHFFEMAEEKLSDLIQSNGPRSLLSSREVSPSPKMVSRRADTPQQSLRTSGLFTPVSRKPPLLVSTSDNRDPKSLKRKRGLDFLSRIPSPPPLSPVWTTASPSVKKTFNPPRRCETPQPTSRKRTPAAQRVPPPEDGEWVNDEELAMINTQALLDGWGAR